From a region of the Oryza sativa Japonica Group chromosome 6, ASM3414082v1 genome:
- the LOC4340741 gene encoding H/ACA ribonucleoprotein complex subunit 2-like protein, with protein MGSDTEAEKKKTPVALAPIAKPLAGKKLCKRTLKLVRRASEAKCLKRGVKEVVKSIRRGQKGLCIIAGNISPIDVITHVPILCEEANIPYVYVPSKEDLATAGTTKRPTCCVLVLTKPAKGELEEDVKEKLKTDYDQVMSEVAEVTSSMF; from the exons atggggagCGACACGGaggcggagaagaagaagacgccCGTGGCGCTGGCGCCCATCGCGAAGCCGCTCGCCGGCAAGAAGCTCTGCAAGCGAACCCTCAAGCTCGTCCGCCGAG CGTCTGAGGCCAAATGCTTGAAGCGAGGAGTCAAGGAGGTCGTCAAGAGCATCCGCCGCGGGCAGAAAGG ATTGTGCATCATTGCTGGCAACATTTCTCCCATTGATGTGATAACACATGTTCCCATCCTTTGCGAAGAAGCCAACATTCCTTATGTATATGTTCCGTCGAAAGAG GATCTCGCAACAGCTGGGACTACCAAGAGGCCTACCTGTTGTGTATTGGTTCTGACCAAGCCAGCCAAGGGCGAGCTTGAGGAAGATGTCAAGGAGAAACTTAAGACGGACTACGATCAAGTTATGTCTGAAGTTGCTGAGGTCACGTCTTCAATGTTCTAA